From the Cannabis sativa cultivar Pink pepper isolate KNU-18-1 unplaced genomic scaffold, ASM2916894v1 Contig2, whole genome shotgun sequence genome, one window contains:
- the LOC133033086 gene encoding ribosomal RNA-processing protein 7-like isoform X2 — MGTNDFQKKKKRKNNKLIELSQEDRKLNEKDVEPKVNRQLEKRKRKKEHNVGVGNYVQVAFNDDISIRKGKKKKGEKSPRKGKLKNAENNNALIENTDQIDSETADGSNEQHVGRSKKSLKKKKYQNSSKEDDSAQDQIEDTQNEVFHAPSTDEPILKRKKGKSKEAKKNKKKLKKDHDSLKELKSLEKEEVINEDDVYLISSGDEDCSKGMKKWITKYHESRPGLTILQERIDEFITVHEAKLEEERKEREARVSEGGWTVVTHHKGRKKTTDAESGITVGSVAQAVADNKLAKKKTNEVGLDFYRFQRKESQRNEIMLLQSKFEQDKKKIQQLRAARKFRPY; from the exons ATGGGAACCAATGATtttcaaaagaagaagaagaggaaaaatAACAAGCTTATTGAGCTTTCCCAAGAAG atagaaaattaaatgaaaaggATGTCGAACCTAAAGTGAATCGACAATTGGAGAAGAGAAAAAGGAAGAAGGAACATAATGTGGGTGTTGGCAACTATGTTCAAGTTGCTTTTAATg ACGATATTTCAATaagaaaagggaaaaagaagaaAGGGGAGAAATCACCTAGGAAGGGAAAATTGAAGAATGCAGAGAACAACAATGCTTTAATTGAAAACACAGACCAAATTGATTCTGAGACTGCTGATGGTTCAAACGAACAACATG TAGGTAGATCAAAGAAatctttgaagaagaaaaaatatcaaaattcttCGAAGGAAGATGACTCCGCACAAGATCAAATAGAAGATACTCAGAATGAGGTTTTCCATGCCCCTTCAACAGATGAACCCATTTTGAAAAGGAAGAAAG GCAAGTCAAAGGAagcaaagaaaaacaaaaagaaactgAAGAAGGATCATGATTCATTAAAAGAGTTGAAGTCACTAGAAAAGGAAGAAGTGATTAATGAAGATGATGTTTATCTTATCTCTTCGGGGGATGAAGACTGTTCCAAAGGAATGAAAA AATGGATTACAAAGTATCATGAAAGTCGACCAGGGTTGACCATACTTCAAGAGAGAATAGATGAGTTCATAACTGTTCACGAAGCAAAATTAGAAGAG gaaagaaaagaaagagaagcTCGTGTTTCCGAAGGGGGATGGACAGTTGTTACCCATCATAAAGGAAGAAAAAAGACAACCGATGCTGAAAGTGGAATCACTGTCGGTTCTGTTGCCCAAGCTGTTGCAGATAACAAGTTGGCCAAGAAGAAAACCAATGAAGTTGGTCTTGACTTCTACCGCTTCCAAAGAAAAGAATCCCAGAGGAATG AGATTATGTTGCTCCAAAGCAAATTTGAGCAGGACAAAAAGAAAATACAGCAGCTCAGAGCAGCGAGGAAGTTCCGGCCTTACTGA
- the LOC133033086 gene encoding ribosomal RNA-processing protein 7-like isoform X1, with protein MGTNDFQKKKKRKNNKLIELSQEDRKLNEKDVEPKVNRQLEKRKRKKEHNVGVGNYVQVAFNDDISIRKGKKKKGEKSPRKGKLKNAENNNALIENTDQIDSETADGSNEQHGISSLVGRSKKSLKKKKYQNSSKEDDSAQDQIEDTQNEVFHAPSTDEPILKRKKGKSKEAKKNKKKLKKDHDSLKELKSLEKEEVINEDDVYLISSGDEDCSKGMKKWITKYHESRPGLTILQERIDEFITVHEAKLEEERKEREARVSEGGWTVVTHHKGRKKTTDAESGITVGSVAQAVADNKLAKKKTNEVGLDFYRFQRKESQRNEIMLLQSKFEQDKKKIQQLRAARKFRPY; from the exons ATGGGAACCAATGATtttcaaaagaagaagaagaggaaaaatAACAAGCTTATTGAGCTTTCCCAAGAAG atagaaaattaaatgaaaaggATGTCGAACCTAAAGTGAATCGACAATTGGAGAAGAGAAAAAGGAAGAAGGAACATAATGTGGGTGTTGGCAACTATGTTCAAGTTGCTTTTAATg ACGATATTTCAATaagaaaagggaaaaagaagaaAGGGGAGAAATCACCTAGGAAGGGAAAATTGAAGAATGCAGAGAACAACAATGCTTTAATTGAAAACACAGACCAAATTGATTCTGAGACTGCTGATGGTTCAAACGAACAACATG GTATTTCTTCTCTAGTAGGTAGATCAAAGAAatctttgaagaagaaaaaatatcaaaattcttCGAAGGAAGATGACTCCGCACAAGATCAAATAGAAGATACTCAGAATGAGGTTTTCCATGCCCCTTCAACAGATGAACCCATTTTGAAAAGGAAGAAAG GCAAGTCAAAGGAagcaaagaaaaacaaaaagaaactgAAGAAGGATCATGATTCATTAAAAGAGTTGAAGTCACTAGAAAAGGAAGAAGTGATTAATGAAGATGATGTTTATCTTATCTCTTCGGGGGATGAAGACTGTTCCAAAGGAATGAAAA AATGGATTACAAAGTATCATGAAAGTCGACCAGGGTTGACCATACTTCAAGAGAGAATAGATGAGTTCATAACTGTTCACGAAGCAAAATTAGAAGAG gaaagaaaagaaagagaagcTCGTGTTTCCGAAGGGGGATGGACAGTTGTTACCCATCATAAAGGAAGAAAAAAGACAACCGATGCTGAAAGTGGAATCACTGTCGGTTCTGTTGCCCAAGCTGTTGCAGATAACAAGTTGGCCAAGAAGAAAACCAATGAAGTTGGTCTTGACTTCTACCGCTTCCAAAGAAAAGAATCCCAGAGGAATG AGATTATGTTGCTCCAAAGCAAATTTGAGCAGGACAAAAAGAAAATACAGCAGCTCAGAGCAGCGAGGAAGTTCCGGCCTTACTGA
- the LOC133033086 gene encoding ribosomal RNA-processing protein 7-like isoform X3 — translation MGTNDFQKKKKRKNNKLIELSQEDRKLNEKDVEPKVNRQLEKRKRKKEHNVGVGNYVQVAFNDDISIRKGKKKKGEKSPRKGKLKNAENNNALIENTDQIDSETADGSNEQHGRSKKSLKKKKYQNSSKEDDSAQDQIEDTQNEVFHAPSTDEPILKRKKGKSKEAKKNKKKLKKDHDSLKELKSLEKEEVINEDDVYLISSGDEDCSKGMKKWITKYHESRPGLTILQERIDEFITVHEAKLEEERKEREARVSEGGWTVVTHHKGRKKTTDAESGITVGSVAQAVADNKLAKKKTNEVGLDFYRFQRKESQRNEIMLLQSKFEQDKKKIQQLRAARKFRPY, via the exons ATGGGAACCAATGATtttcaaaagaagaagaagaggaaaaatAACAAGCTTATTGAGCTTTCCCAAGAAG atagaaaattaaatgaaaaggATGTCGAACCTAAAGTGAATCGACAATTGGAGAAGAGAAAAAGGAAGAAGGAACATAATGTGGGTGTTGGCAACTATGTTCAAGTTGCTTTTAATg ACGATATTTCAATaagaaaagggaaaaagaagaaAGGGGAGAAATCACCTAGGAAGGGAAAATTGAAGAATGCAGAGAACAACAATGCTTTAATTGAAAACACAGACCAAATTGATTCTGAGACTGCTGATGGTTCAAACGAACAACATG GTAGATCAAAGAAatctttgaagaagaaaaaatatcaaaattcttCGAAGGAAGATGACTCCGCACAAGATCAAATAGAAGATACTCAGAATGAGGTTTTCCATGCCCCTTCAACAGATGAACCCATTTTGAAAAGGAAGAAAG GCAAGTCAAAGGAagcaaagaaaaacaaaaagaaactgAAGAAGGATCATGATTCATTAAAAGAGTTGAAGTCACTAGAAAAGGAAGAAGTGATTAATGAAGATGATGTTTATCTTATCTCTTCGGGGGATGAAGACTGTTCCAAAGGAATGAAAA AATGGATTACAAAGTATCATGAAAGTCGACCAGGGTTGACCATACTTCAAGAGAGAATAGATGAGTTCATAACTGTTCACGAAGCAAAATTAGAAGAG gaaagaaaagaaagagaagcTCGTGTTTCCGAAGGGGGATGGACAGTTGTTACCCATCATAAAGGAAGAAAAAAGACAACCGATGCTGAAAGTGGAATCACTGTCGGTTCTGTTGCCCAAGCTGTTGCAGATAACAAGTTGGCCAAGAAGAAAACCAATGAAGTTGGTCTTGACTTCTACCGCTTCCAAAGAAAAGAATCCCAGAGGAATG AGATTATGTTGCTCCAAAGCAAATTTGAGCAGGACAAAAAGAAAATACAGCAGCTCAGAGCAGCGAGGAAGTTCCGGCCTTACTGA